A stretch of the Lolium perenne isolate Kyuss_39 chromosome 3, Kyuss_2.0, whole genome shotgun sequence genome encodes the following:
- the LOC127344794 gene encoding uncharacterized protein, with product MLLDAVLLLPPHLAAAAAVEGGAFPPSSVSIFRSAPQQVKVNRARCLPQRSCPPRHASMRCTYTALPTTGRRAKYNHSTSSGSSQTNLSELCTITPHFPATPVSEY from the exons ATGCTTCTGGACGCCGTCCTTCTGCTTCCTCCGCATCTGGCAGCGGCGGCCGCCGTCGAGGGCGGCGCCTTCCCGCCGTCCTCCGTGTCCATCTTCCGCTCGGCGCCGCAACAGGTCAAGGTCAACCGCGCCCGGTGCTTGCCGCAGCGTTCGTGCCCACCAAGACATGCGTCGATGAGGTGCACGTATACAGCCTTGCCGACGACGGGCAGAAG GGCCAAATATAATCATTCTACAAGCAGTGGTTCATCACAAACAAAT CTATCTGAATTGTGTACCATTACTCCGCACTTCCCTGCTACACCTGTATCTGAATACTAG